Proteins from a single region of Balneolaceae bacterium:
- the secY gene encoding preprotein translocase subunit SecY, with protein sequence MSIIENFRNIFKIEDLRNRILYVVGVLLVYRIGSFVTMPGVDASMLTQQTGNASSLLGLFDMFVGGAFSRAGVFALGIMPYITAAIIIQLMGAAVPYFQKLQREGEEGRRKINRLTRYGTVGITAVQAIGFAINLMATSPNAIVVSNTAFILTSIIVLTAGTTFVMWLGERITDRGIGNGISLLIMIGIIAVLPTNLINEITTTNNAIIVIIELAGLALVIASCVLLTQGVRKIPVQYAKRVVGRKVYGGTTQYLPLRVNAAGVMPIIFAQSIMFIPSTVGTFFPESQTVQWLTAWSADFTGVTYSIIFFIVCVFFTFFYTAIAINPKEMADTMKRQGGFIPGVRPGKQTVEFIDNILTKITLPGSLFLSFVAILPAIIANMGVTPGFALFYGGTSLLIIVGVALDTLQQIESHLMMRHYDGFMKSGKIKGKRRS encoded by the coding sequence ATGAGCATAATTGAGAATTTTAGAAACATCTTTAAAATAGAGGACCTGAGAAACCGCATTCTTTATGTGGTAGGTGTTCTTTTGGTTTATCGTATTGGAAGTTTCGTAACAATGCCCGGGGTAGATGCCAGCATGCTTACCCAGCAGACAGGGAATGCTTCGAGTCTTCTGGGGCTTTTTGACATGTTTGTTGGAGGTGCATTTTCCAGAGCCGGAGTATTTGCACTTGGAATTATGCCCTATATTACCGCGGCTATTATCATCCAGTTGATGGGAGCTGCTGTTCCCTACTTCCAGAAATTACAGCGGGAAGGCGAAGAAGGACGTAGAAAAATTAACCGTTTAACCAGGTACGGTACCGTAGGAATTACTGCCGTTCAGGCTATTGGATTTGCTATCAACTTGATGGCTACTTCACCAAATGCAATTGTTGTTAGCAATACAGCATTTATTCTTACATCCATTATCGTATTAACGGCTGGTACAACCTTTGTAATGTGGCTGGGTGAGCGAATTACAGATCGGGGAATTGGAAATGGTATTTCATTGTTAATTATGATTGGTATTATAGCCGTTCTTCCAACAAACTTGATTAATGAAATTACTACAACCAATAATGCAATAATTGTAATTATAGAACTGGCTGGACTCGCACTGGTAATTGCTTCATGTGTGTTATTGACTCAAGGTGTTCGAAAAATACCCGTTCAATATGCGAAACGTGTTGTAGGCCGAAAAGTGTATGGCGGAACAACCCAATATTTACCTTTACGTGTAAATGCTGCAGGTGTAATGCCGATTATATTTGCTCAGTCCATTATGTTTATCCCAAGTACAGTTGGTACATTTTTTCCTGAGAGTCAAACCGTGCAATGGTTAACGGCTTGGTCAGCCGACTTTACGGGCGTTACATACTCAATTATCTTTTTTATTGTCTGTGTGTTCTTTACGTTTTTCTATACGGCTATCGCTATCAATCCAAAAGAGATGGCTGATACCATGAAACGGCAGGGTGGATTTATCCCTGGCGTAAGACCGGGAAAACAAACAGTAGAATTTATTGACAATATTTTGACAAAGATTACATTACCGGGTTCTTTGTTTCTCTCTTTTGTTGCAATTCTACCTGCAATTATAGCAAACATGGGTGTTACACCCGGATTTGCTCTTTTCTACGGAGGCACAAGCCTCTTAATTATCGTAGGTGTTGCATTGGATACGCTTCAACAGATAGAGAGCCATCTGATGATGAGACACTACGACGGATTTATGAAATCCGGAAAAATAAAAGGTAAACGAAGATCTTAA
- the amrB gene encoding AmmeMemoRadiSam system protein B, with the protein MIRNKELFHSKSDPVPSLRRDVQIIPIEDNGKDLLYFHDSMGYLSQNFALDSGVYPLLQMLDGESSVEKIHQQIDGNIEVENLLDFVQLMDQHRALQSDYFHFYADQMEEKFEKSLTRPPVFAGNSYPDNSEEVNKFVSDIVSEYGQSANQTCQAIYAPHIEISIGKKQYGEAFAHLKNTEPKRVVILATSHYADYYYKYYDDYPFIGSIKTFQMPGRSLSPDLDVIESLNNRSPENGFTVKDRAHRIEHSIEFHLLFASTIWTHDFKIVPILISGFDDLYYMQDGDLAQKIDAFSSQLKPFVDEDTMVLISGDLSHVGQKFGDREPAADLREKVEESDKQLLDISVTGNSQNLLNHIKKDYDSTRICGFPPLFTYLKMFPGQKGELLNYYWWDEKERNSAVSFGSILY; encoded by the coding sequence ATGATCAGGAATAAAGAACTGTTTCATTCAAAAAGTGACCCGGTTCCCTCCCTTAGAAGGGATGTACAGATCATTCCCATTGAAGATAATGGCAAAGATCTGCTCTATTTTCATGATTCGATGGGATACCTCTCACAAAATTTTGCGCTCGATTCCGGTGTGTATCCACTACTGCAGATGCTCGACGGTGAATCAAGTGTCGAAAAAATACATCAACAGATTGATGGAAATATTGAAGTGGAAAATCTCTTGGATTTCGTCCAGTTAATGGATCAGCATCGAGCATTGCAGTCGGACTATTTTCACTTTTATGCAGATCAGATGGAAGAGAAATTTGAGAAAAGCCTTACTCGTCCGCCCGTCTTTGCCGGTAACAGTTACCCTGACAATTCAGAGGAGGTCAATAAATTTGTTTCTGATATCGTTTCTGAATATGGTCAGTCTGCCAATCAAACCTGCCAGGCTATTTACGCCCCTCACATTGAAATTTCAATTGGCAAAAAACAATATGGAGAAGCATTTGCACATCTGAAAAATACAGAACCTAAACGAGTTGTTATCCTGGCAACTTCTCACTACGCCGATTACTACTACAAGTATTACGACGATTATCCATTTATCGGATCAATAAAAACATTTCAAATGCCAGGGCGTTCGCTCTCACCAGATCTTGACGTCATCGAATCTCTTAATAACAGAAGTCCCGAAAACGGCTTTACAGTAAAAGACCGGGCTCACAGGATAGAGCACAGTATAGAGTTTCATCTGCTTTTTGCGTCCACAATTTGGACACACGATTTTAAAATTGTACCCATTCTCATCTCCGGTTTCGATGATCTTTACTATATGCAGGATGGGGATTTAGCTCAAAAAATTGATGCGTTTTCCTCTCAATTAAAACCATTTGTAGATGAAGATACAATGGTACTTATCAGCGGAGATTTGTCGCACGTAGGACAGAAATTTGGTGACCGTGAACCAGCAGCTGACCTTCGTGAAAAAGTTGAGGAATCCGATAAACAACTACTTGATATCTCCGTAACCGGAAATTCACAAAATCTCCTCAATCACATAAAAAAGGATTACGATTCAACACGAATTTGCGGATTTCCACCGCTCTTTACTTACCTGAAAATGTTTCCCGGCCAAAAAGGTGAGCTTCTGAACTATTACTGGTGGGATGAAAAAGAGAGAAACAGTGCCGTTTCATTTGGATCAATTTTGTATTAA
- the rpsH gene encoding 30S ribosomal protein S8, with amino-acid sequence MNSDTISDYLTRIRNAQQAGHRRVDIPASKVKRAMSKILVDKGYISRFIDIEDNKQGVLRLFLKYDAYGLPVIKEMKRISKPGLRKYSDSDNLPKTYGGLGIVIISTSRGVMTDKEARKLKVGGEVLCSVY; translated from the coding sequence ATGAATAGCGATACGATATCAGATTATTTAACACGAATTAGAAATGCTCAGCAGGCAGGACACCGTCGAGTTGATATTCCCGCTTCTAAAGTAAAAAGAGCAATGTCTAAAATTCTTGTTGATAAAGGTTACATCAGCAGGTTTATAGATATTGAAGATAATAAGCAGGGTGTATTGAGACTTTTCCTGAAGTATGATGCATACGGACTACCGGTTATTAAAGAAATGAAACGAATTTCAAAACCCGGTCTCAGAAAATACAGCGACAGTGATAACTTGCCGAAAACCTATGGTGGATTGGGAATTGTAATTATTTCAACCTCCAGAGGAGTTATGACTGATAAAGAAGCACGAAAATTAAAAGTAGGTGGAGAAGTCCTCTGCTCAGTTTACTAA
- a CDS encoding DNA-directed RNA polymerase subunit alpha, with product MNNYSLQMPESLEVEKDSENFGTFILQPLERGFGVTIGNSFRRVLLSSLPGLAITAVRINGVEHEYSSIDGVKEDVYEIILNLKQVRFKQVEQSGGVINLTKEGPGILTAGDIGESTADFEILNAEQTIATLSDGVTLEMEFRVGRGRGYVPAEEMASDFEDEVNLLPIDAIFTPIKSVQFDVENVRVGQRTDYEKLVMNVTTDGSLNAKEALTISGKILKEHIEKFITEKIEEPFTQEEEEVDAEFQRIQNLMKTSIEDLNLSVRAYNCLKSANINTIAELVSRDEQDLLKFRNFGKKSLAELVEVIEEKNLEFGMDVSKYTEK from the coding sequence ATGAATAATTATAGTTTACAAATGCCTGAATCTCTGGAAGTTGAAAAAGATTCAGAAAATTTTGGAACATTCATTCTTCAACCACTCGAAAGAGGATTCGGAGTAACGATTGGAAACTCTTTTAGAAGAGTTCTTCTGTCGTCACTGCCGGGATTGGCAATTACTGCTGTTCGAATTAATGGAGTTGAACATGAATATTCCAGTATTGATGGAGTGAAAGAGGATGTTTATGAAATCATTCTTAATCTGAAGCAAGTTCGATTTAAGCAGGTAGAGCAGAGTGGTGGCGTTATAAATCTAACCAAAGAAGGCCCTGGTATATTAACTGCTGGAGATATTGGTGAATCGACTGCTGATTTTGAAATTCTGAACGCTGAACAGACGATTGCAACGCTGTCTGATGGTGTTACACTTGAAATGGAATTTCGGGTTGGCAGAGGACGCGGTTATGTACCGGCCGAAGAGATGGCGTCTGATTTTGAAGACGAAGTTAATCTTCTGCCTATTGATGCAATTTTTACTCCGATCAAGTCAGTTCAGTTTGATGTAGAAAACGTTCGAGTTGGACAAAGAACTGACTATGAAAAATTGGTTATGAATGTAACTACTGATGGTTCTTTAAATGCAAAAGAAGCATTAACAATTTCCGGAAAGATTCTCAAAGAACATATTGAGAAATTTATTACCGAAAAAATTGAAGAACCATTTACCCAAGAGGAAGAAGAGGTAGATGCAGAGTTTCAACGCATTCAGAACTTGATGAAGACGAGTATCGAAGACCTGAATTTGAGTGTTCGTGCTTATAACTGTTTGAAATCGGCAAATATTAACACAATTGCCGAGTTAGTTTCCAGAGATGAGCAGGATCTGCTGAAATTCAGAAATTTTGGTAAGAAATCACTTGCCGAATTGGTAGAAGTAATTGAAGAAAAGAATCTTGAATTTGGAATGGACGTTTCCAAATACACTGAAAAATAA
- the rpsM gene encoding 30S ribosomal protein S13, with amino-acid sequence MARIAGVDLPKQKRGVIGLTYIFGIGRTTAQQILEEAGIDPDIKVEDWEEDQVSTLRNIIDNDMKVEGALRTEINANIRRLIEIGSYRGVRHRKGLPVRGQRTQTNARTRKGKRKTVAGKKKAPKI; translated from the coding sequence ATGGCAAGAATTGCAGGGGTAGATTTACCCAAACAGAAAAGAGGTGTAATTGGTTTAACATATATCTTTGGGATTGGTAGAACTACTGCCCAACAGATATTAGAAGAGGCCGGCATCGATCCAGATATTAAAGTTGAAGACTGGGAAGAAGACCAGGTTTCAACACTTCGAAATATCATAGATAATGATATGAAAGTGGAAGGTGCACTCCGTACAGAAATAAATGCCAATATTCGTCGATTGATTGAGATTGGCAGTTATCGTGGTGTACGCCACAGAAAAGGCTTGCCCGTAAGAGGACAGCGTACACAAACCAATGCCCGGACAAGAAAAGGCAAGAGAAAAACTGTGGCTGGTAAAAAGAAAGCACCTAAAATATAA
- the rplF gene encoding 50S ribosomal protein L6 translates to MSRIGKRPVPFTDKVELSIGADNVVTVKGEKGTGTVRIHPDITVETKDNEIVITRPSESKEHKSLHGLYRSLLSNMVEGVTEGYKKSLEIIGVGYRATYTNGILELNLGYSHPIYFVPPEGIDIEVDTKSRKNPVIHISGINKELVGQVAAKLRSLRKPEPYKGKGVRYLDEYVRRKAGKSAAK, encoded by the coding sequence ATGTCGAGAATAGGAAAACGTCCTGTCCCATTTACAGATAAAGTTGAGCTCAGTATTGGGGCCGACAATGTAGTAACTGTAAAAGGCGAAAAAGGTACCGGAACGGTACGAATTCACCCAGACATTACGGTAGAAACCAAAGACAACGAAATTGTAATCACCCGGCCGAGTGAATCCAAAGAGCATAAGTCTTTGCATGGACTTTACAGGTCTCTGTTGAGTAATATGGTTGAAGGTGTAACTGAGGGGTATAAGAAATCCCTGGAAATTATCGGAGTTGGTTACCGGGCTACATATACAAATGGTATACTGGAACTCAACCTTGGATATTCGCACCCAATCTATTTTGTGCCACCTGAAGGAATTGATATTGAGGTTGATACAAAAAGCCGGAAAAATCCAGTGATACATATTTCAGGAATCAATAAAGAATTGGTAGGCCAAGTGGCTGCTAAATTAAGATCACTTAGAAAACCAGAGCCATATAAAGGTAAAGGCGTTCGATACCTGGATGAATATGTAAGACGAAAAGCTGGTAAATCTGCAGCTAAATAA
- the rpmJ gene encoding 50S ribosomal protein L36 — protein MKTKSSVKKRSSDDKIVRRKGRVYVINKKNPRHKQRQG, from the coding sequence ATGAAGACTAAATCTTCAGTTAAGAAACGAAGTTCAGACGATAAAATCGTACGAAGAAAAGGACGAGTATACGTCATTAACAAAAAAAATCCACGACATAAACAGCGACAAGGCTAA
- the tgt gene encoding tRNA guanosine(34) transglycosylase Tgt, translating to MFHLKHLSDKTKARKGLLETDHGSIETPIFMPVGTLGTVKAINQDDLKNKVKAQIILGNTYHLYLRPGNKIMQDAGGLHSFMGWDRPILTDSGGYQIFSLSDIRELREEGAEFQSHLDGSKHLFSPENVVDTQRILGSDIMMILDECPPYPAEYDYVKKSMGLTHRWAERGRKQFEETEPLYGHNQMQFGIVQGGTFEDLRKESSEFMASLDFEGLAIGGLSVGEPTDLMYEVTDYNTDFLPKEKPRYLMGVGTPGNLLQCVALGVDMFDCVMPTRNARNGMLFTRNGTINIRNAKWKHHHKPLDPDFPSDACQRYKMSYVHHLFRNDELLGLELASKHNLTFYLWLMETVRKKIEDGTFADWYPGMIEEVERRI from the coding sequence TTGTTTCATTTAAAACATTTATCTGATAAAACCAAGGCACGAAAGGGTTTACTGGAAACAGACCACGGCAGTATTGAAACCCCGATTTTTATGCCGGTTGGTACGCTTGGCACCGTGAAGGCTATCAATCAGGATGATCTAAAGAATAAGGTGAAAGCCCAAATTATTCTGGGAAATACTTATCACCTCTATTTACGTCCCGGTAATAAAATCATGCAAGATGCCGGCGGACTGCACAGTTTTATGGGATGGGATCGTCCAATTCTCACAGATTCCGGCGGTTACCAGATTTTTTCACTGTCGGATATTCGCGAACTGCGCGAAGAAGGCGCCGAGTTTCAAAGTCATCTCGACGGATCAAAACACCTCTTCTCTCCCGAAAATGTAGTAGACACGCAGCGAATTTTGGGATCTGATATCATGATGATTTTGGATGAATGTCCGCCCTATCCCGCTGAATATGACTATGTGAAAAAGTCGATGGGATTGACGCATCGCTGGGCCGAGCGCGGACGTAAACAGTTCGAAGAGACGGAACCACTGTATGGACATAACCAGATGCAATTTGGAATTGTACAGGGCGGTACATTTGAAGATCTGCGAAAAGAATCGAGTGAGTTTATGGCTTCACTGGATTTTGAAGGACTTGCCATCGGGGGATTGAGCGTTGGTGAACCCACGGATCTGATGTACGAGGTAACCGATTACAACACCGATTTTCTCCCCAAAGAAAAACCACGGTACCTGATGGGCGTCGGCACACCCGGCAATCTACTTCAATGCGTAGCTTTGGGAGTTGATATGTTTGATTGCGTGATGCCCACCAGAAATGCCCGAAATGGAATGTTGTTTACAAGAAATGGCACCATCAACATTCGAAATGCCAAGTGGAAACATCACCACAAACCACTCGATCCTGATTTTCCTTCCGATGCCTGCCAGCGTTATAAAATGAGTTATGTGCATCATCTCTTTCGGAATGATGAGTTACTCGGCCTTGAACTCGCCTCCAAACACAACCTAACATTTTACTTATGGTTGATGGAAACAGTTCGTAAAAAAATCGAAGACGGTACTTTCGCGGATTGGTATCCCGGTATGATTGAGGAAGTGGAAAGAAGGATTTAG
- the rpsD gene encoding 30S ribosomal protein S4 produces the protein MARYRGPKQKIARRFKEPIFGPSKALERKPYGPGQHGRSRFRRKSEYAIQLDEKQKAKYTYGLLEKQFRNVYEKATRQEGVTGEVLLQLLESRLDNVVYRLGFARSRRQARQLTTHKHIVVNGQVVNIPSYQVKPGDVISLRPKSKDLQLVIETLESYSTSKYKWLETDKKTKTGKFLNLPVMEEIPENINVQLIIELYSK, from the coding sequence ATGGCAAGATATAGAGGACCCAAACAAAAGATAGCCAGGCGTTTCAAAGAACCCATATTTGGTCCCAGTAAAGCTTTAGAAAGAAAGCCGTACGGACCTGGACAACATGGACGCAGCAGATTTAGACGTAAGTCTGAATATGCAATTCAGCTTGATGAAAAACAGAAAGCCAAATACACATATGGCCTGCTCGAAAAGCAATTTAGAAATGTATATGAGAAAGCTACCAGACAGGAAGGTGTAACTGGCGAAGTATTATTGCAACTGTTAGAATCCAGATTAGATAATGTTGTTTATCGTTTAGGATTTGCAAGATCAAGAAGACAAGCAAGGCAGTTAACTACCCATAAGCACATTGTTGTAAACGGACAAGTAGTTAACATTCCGTCATACCAGGTTAAACCAGGTGATGTGATCAGTTTGCGTCCAAAATCTAAAGATCTGCAACTAGTTATTGAAACTCTTGAAAGCTATTCAACCAGTAAATACAAATGGCTTGAAACAGACAAGAAAACCAAAACAGGGAAGTTTCTGAATCTGCCTGTGATGGAAGAGATACCGGAGAACATCAACGTACAGTTGATTATAGAGCTTTATTCTAAATAA
- the rplR gene encoding 50S ribosomal protein L18, giving the protein MRKNNLKQKRRSKIRRRIRSTIRGTADRPRLCIYKSNKHVYLQLINDRESVTILSVSTQTADLQKELKDKESVEAAKIVGKTLAEAATDKGISKAVYDRSGYKYHGIVKAAADGAREGGLDL; this is encoded by the coding sequence ATGAGAAAAAACAATTTAAAACAAAAGCGTAGAAGTAAGATTCGGAGACGAATCCGTTCTACCATACGTGGAACAGCAGACCGACCAAGATTGTGCATTTACAAAAGCAACAAGCATGTATATTTGCAATTAATCAACGATCGGGAAAGCGTAACAATTTTATCTGTTTCAACTCAGACTGCAGATTTGCAAAAAGAGCTGAAAGATAAAGAATCAGTTGAAGCAGCAAAGATTGTAGGAAAAACACTTGCAGAAGCTGCTACGGACAAAGGAATTTCAAAAGCTGTTTACGATAGAAGTGGTTACAAATACCATGGTATTGTAAAAGCTGCAGCAGATGGTGCTCGCGAAGGAGGTTTAGACTTATAA
- the map gene encoding type I methionyl aminopeptidase, with the protein MIFLKSESEIKKMRAAAQLVSRTLAEVAKAIKPGIETGALDRIAEDYIKKNDARPAFKGYGPKSNPFPATLCISVNDEVVHGIPGKRKLNEGDIVSIDCGVKKDGFFGDHAYTFSVGECSAEDKKLLRVTLESLYKGIDKAIHGNKIGDIGNAVQTHCENNGFGVVRDLVGHGIGKDMHEDPSVPNFGKPGRGERLRSGMALAIEPMITRGNWKVQTMDDKWTIKTADGSNAAHFEHDIVVREGEAEILSTFDYITEITKNEIIEPSYG; encoded by the coding sequence ATGATTTTTCTGAAAAGTGAATCTGAAATTAAAAAGATGCGTGCTGCAGCTCAGTTGGTTTCAAGAACTCTTGCTGAAGTTGCTAAAGCAATAAAACCCGGCATTGAAACAGGTGCACTTGACAGGATAGCAGAAGATTATATCAAAAAAAACGATGCGCGCCCCGCTTTTAAAGGATATGGGCCTAAAAGTAATCCATTTCCAGCAACATTGTGTATTTCTGTGAATGATGAAGTTGTTCATGGTATTCCGGGAAAACGAAAATTGAATGAAGGTGACATTGTTTCCATTGATTGTGGTGTAAAGAAAGATGGTTTCTTTGGCGACCACGCATATACATTTTCCGTTGGAGAATGCTCTGCGGAAGACAAAAAATTATTACGAGTAACTCTTGAATCGTTATACAAAGGTATCGACAAAGCCATACACGGAAATAAAATAGGTGATATTGGCAATGCTGTTCAAACTCATTGCGAGAATAACGGTTTTGGAGTTGTACGGGATCTTGTAGGGCATGGAATTGGAAAAGATATGCACGAAGATCCATCCGTACCCAATTTTGGGAAACCCGGACGCGGAGAACGCTTGCGCTCTGGAATGGCACTTGCAATCGAACCCATGATTACACGAGGTAATTGGAAAGTGCAAACAATGGACGATAAATGGACGATCAAGACAGCCGATGGATCTAACGCAGCACACTTTGAACACGATATAGTAGTGCGAGAAGGAGAGGCTGAAATTCTCAGTACATTTGATTATATTACCGAGATAACGAAAAATGAAATTATAGAACCAAGTTATGGCTAA
- the rpsE gene encoding 30S ribosomal protein S5 — protein MPKVRRKHNIPAANLNLEEKLVHINRVSKVVKGGRRFSFNAIVVVGNGEGVVGHGLGKANEVADAIQKGFDNAKKNLIKVPLTKTGSIHHPVVGKAGAGKVLLRPASDGTGVIAGGAVKSILDVAGVQNILSKSLGSPNPHNMVKAAYEALKQVTDPVEVAQRRGISVNKVFEG, from the coding sequence ATGCCAAAAGTAAGACGTAAACATAATATACCCGCAGCAAACTTAAATCTTGAAGAAAAACTGGTTCATATTAACCGGGTTTCTAAAGTTGTAAAAGGTGGACGCCGATTCAGCTTTAACGCAATTGTTGTGGTTGGAAATGGTGAAGGTGTTGTAGGCCACGGTTTAGGAAAAGCCAATGAGGTAGCTGATGCTATCCAAAAAGGATTTGATAACGCGAAGAAAAATCTCATTAAAGTACCTTTAACGAAAACGGGAAGTATTCACCACCCAGTTGTAGGAAAAGCCGGAGCTGGTAAAGTTTTATTAAGACCCGCTTCAGACGGTACAGGAGTAATTGCAGGCGGTGCAGTTAAGTCCATTTTGGATGTTGCCGGTGTACAAAATATTCTTTCCAAGTCTCTTGGATCACCAAATCCACACAACATGGTGAAAGCTGCTTATGAAGCTTTAAAGCAGGTTACAGATCCTGTTGAAGTTGCTCAGCGGCGTGGGATAAGCGTAAATAAAGTTTTTGAAGGATAA
- the rpsK gene encoding 30S ribosomal protein S11, with protein sequence MAKRQKRPTDKSVRKKRRKQVANPNGMAFIKATFNNVLVSVTDANGNVLSWSSSGKEGFKGSRKNTPYAAQLSAETAARAAYDMGLRKVEVFVKGPGSGREAAVRALATSGLEVTSIKDRTPIPHNGCRPPKRRRV encoded by the coding sequence ATGGCTAAACGACAAAAAAGACCTACCGATAAATCGGTTCGTAAAAAAAGAAGAAAACAGGTTGCTAATCCTAACGGAATGGCATTTATCAAAGCCACATTTAATAATGTGTTGGTAAGTGTTACAGACGCCAACGGAAATGTGCTTTCATGGTCATCATCCGGAAAAGAAGGATTCAAGGGATCTCGTAAAAACACACCATATGCAGCACAACTTAGTGCTGAAACTGCAGCAAGAGCTGCTTATGATATGGGACTCAGAAAAGTTGAAGTTTTTGTAAAAGGTCCTGGATCTGGTCGCGAAGCTGCTGTACGGGCGTTAGCTACCAGCGGTCTTGAAGTAACATCAATTAAAGACAGAACCCCGATTCCGCATAATGGATGTCGGCCACCGAAAAGAAGAAGAGTTTAA
- the infA gene encoding translation initiation factor IF-1: protein MAKQEPIKQDGKILEALPNAQFRVELDNGHEILAHVSGKMRMYYIKILPGDRVAVEMSPYDLTKGRITYRYK, encoded by the coding sequence ATGGCTAAACAAGAGCCGATTAAGCAAGACGGAAAAATTTTAGAAGCATTACCCAATGCTCAGTTTCGAGTAGAATTGGATAATGGACATGAAATACTGGCTCATGTTTCTGGTAAAATGAGAATGTATTACATCAAAATTTTACCGGGAGACAGAGTAGCAGTTGAAATGTCTCCATACGACTTAACAAAAGGAAGAATAACTTATAGGTATAAATAG
- the rplO gene encoding 50S ribosomal protein L15: MKLHNLKAPAENKKKRKRVGRGQGSGMGEQSGRGHNGQNSRSGGGVGVWFEGGQMPLQRRIPKFGFTNNFRTEYQVLNVQKVANFIEAGKLSDEISIEDLIRAGIVNKNEKVKLLGSGDIDKKVSIEVHASSDSAKEKVEAAGGSVTIIS, translated from the coding sequence ATGAAATTACACAATTTAAAAGCACCCGCAGAAAATAAAAAAAAGCGGAAACGAGTAGGTCGCGGACAAGGATCTGGTATGGGCGAACAGTCCGGCCGGGGACATAACGGACAGAATTCTCGAAGCGGTGGTGGTGTAGGTGTCTGGTTTGAAGGCGGACAGATGCCACTACAGCGTAGAATTCCAAAGTTTGGATTTACAAATAATTTCAGAACCGAATATCAGGTTTTGAATGTCCAGAAAGTTGCAAACTTTATAGAGGCCGGAAAACTCTCTGATGAGATTTCAATTGAAGATCTTATTCGTGCAGGAATTGTTAACAAAAATGAGAAAGTAAAATTGCTCGGTTCCGGTGATATAGACAAGAAAGTTAGCATTGAAGTTCATGCAAGCAGTGATTCAGCAAAAGAAAAAGTTGAAGCTGCAGGCGGATCAGTTACAATCATATCCTAA
- a CDS encoding polyprenol monophosphomannose synthase codes for MSDSIVIIPTYNEAHNIGRMIDQVLSLDIEVDILVVDDGSPDGTAEIVKDKMNKNSNRIYLIEREGKLGLGTAYVKGFTYALEKNYSFICEMDADFSHNPSDLPRLIKTVQSGEADLAVGSRYSNGISIVNWPLSRLILSYCANMYARLITGIPIKDTTAGFKCIHRKVLESLDVERIRSNGYAFQIEIHFRAWQAGFTLKEVSIIFREREEGVSKMSKSIVREAVWRVWSLKFKSIVGSL; via the coding sequence ATGAGTGACTCAATAGTAATTATCCCTACCTACAATGAGGCCCATAATATTGGCCGTATGATCGACCAGGTTCTTTCCCTGGATATAGAGGTTGATATACTCGTTGTCGATGACGGTTCACCCGATGGAACCGCTGAGATTGTTAAAGATAAGATGAATAAGAACAGCAATCGGATTTATTTGATTGAGAGAGAAGGCAAATTGGGACTCGGTACAGCATATGTTAAAGGGTTTACATATGCACTCGAAAAAAATTACTCCTTTATTTGCGAGATGGATGCCGATTTTTCTCACAACCCAAGTGATCTGCCTCGCCTGATTAAAACCGTACAATCTGGTGAAGCAGATCTCGCTGTGGGATCGAGATATTCGAATGGAATCAGTATTGTGAACTGGCCACTGAGCCGTTTGATATTATCGTACTGTGCAAATATGTATGCACGATTGATTACAGGTATTCCTATAAAAGATACAACAGCGGGTTTCAAGTGTATCCATCGAAAAGTGCTGGAGTCATTGGATGTAGAACGGATTCGTTCAAACGGTTATGCATTTCAAATTGAAATTCATTTTCGGGCATGGCAGGCTGGGTTTACGTTAAAAGAGGTCTCTATCATCTTCAGAGAGAGGGAGGAGGGAGTATCAAAAATGTCAAAATCAATAGTTAGAGAAGCTGTTTGGAGAGTCTGGAGCTTGAAGTTTAAGTCGATTGTCGGATCACTTTAG